A single window of Candidatus Dependentiae bacterium DNA harbors:
- the dnaX gene encoding DNA polymerase III subunit gamma/tau: MSQVALNLARKWRSSNFKEIIGQDLVIRILQNSLFKNQFFPVYLFSGQRGCGKTSTARVFASAINCKKLSEFQNNPQINSVPCLQCHSCVAMTQGRHPDFMEIDAASYTGVDNIRNIIDTSSFLPLLGDRKIYLIDEVHMLSKAAFNAFLKILEEPPKFVVFILATTEAQKLPETVRSRCFQLFFNPVGLDQVIKHLENMCQKESIDYDSFGLELIAQVSQGSLRDAINLLEQARFADSKVTKPVVLSVLGYLDDRALYKLLSLMIVKDHKELLAFFYDLSKQTISTDYVVKRFVELLYDAIVLKYGGEPRYFSDMSSELKELINDFSMQQLTVYFDQICSLDMALSKTSKKQLLFESMIIRLMSKDLSSHFILNGEKKK, encoded by the coding sequence ATGAGCCAAGTAGCATTAAATTTAGCTAGAAAATGGCGCTCGAGCAATTTTAAAGAAATTATTGGGCAAGACTTAGTTATACGAATTTTGCAAAATAGCCTATTTAAAAATCAATTTTTTCCTGTGTATCTTTTTTCTGGACAACGTGGTTGTGGAAAAACGTCAACAGCTCGTGTATTTGCTTCTGCAATAAACTGTAAGAAGCTTTCAGAGTTTCAAAATAATCCTCAAATTAACTCTGTTCCTTGTTTGCAGTGTCATTCATGTGTTGCAATGACACAGGGTCGGCATCCAGATTTTATGGAAATTGATGCAGCGTCTTACACAGGTGTTGATAACATCCGAAACATTATTGATACATCATCATTTTTACCGCTTTTGGGCGATCGTAAAATATATTTGATTGATGAAGTTCACATGCTGAGCAAAGCAGCATTTAATGCATTTTTAAAAATTTTAGAAGAACCTCCAAAGTTTGTGGTTTTTATTTTAGCAACGACAGAGGCGCAAAAGTTGCCAGAAACGGTTCGCTCTCGTTGTTTTCAGTTATTTTTTAATCCTGTTGGGCTTGATCAAGTTATTAAGCATTTAGAAAATATGTGTCAAAAAGAATCGATTGATTATGATTCTTTTGGGCTTGAGTTGATTGCTCAAGTATCACAGGGTTCACTTCGTGATGCAATTAACCTTTTAGAGCAGGCTCGATTTGCTGATAGTAAGGTTACCAAGCCAGTTGTGCTTTCAGTTCTTGGATATTTAGATGATCGAGCATTATATAAGCTGCTTTCTTTGATGATTGTAAAAGATCATAAAGAATTGTTAGCTTTTTTTTATGACTTATCAAAACAAACAATTTCTACAGATTATGTCGTAAAAAGATTTGTTGAGCTTTTGTATGATGCAATTGTTTTAAAGTATGGCGGCGAGCCAAGATATTTTTCAGATATGTCTTCAGAGCTAAAAGAATTAATTAATGATTTTTCTATGCAGCAACTAACGGTTTATTTTGATCAGATTTGCAGCTTAGATATGGCGCTTTCAAAAACGAGCAAGAAGCAACTTCTTTTTGAATCAATGATAATTCGATTAATGAGTAAAGATTTATCTAGCCATTTTATTTTAAATGGTGAAAAAAAAAAATAA
- the rpsB gene encoding 30S ribosomal protein S2 gives MIDFKQLIDVGLHFGHQKSRWCPKMESYIWGHRGGVHLIDISKTAYALQKTATFLEAVVARGETVLWVGTKKPAKEMIATVGQATKMPYVDYRWVGGTITNYHQVKKAVTKLLHFEDVIAKSSKENSPYTKKEVVRFQKLAERLARSVGGLKALTQNIGAIVLIDVRKEQTALLESVASGVPVVALVDTNSDPSGVQFVIPGNDDSAKGIAFVLNYLQDAVLKGIAKKAEVSKNAKDAVEAQRAAAKDAADSNKSFEAKRAELRDIVIDTSDESDEESSDKKRVAKVAFKKPVAKKSA, from the coding sequence ATGATAGATTTTAAACAGTTGATAGATGTTGGTTTACATTTCGGCCACCAAAAATCGAGATGGTGTCCAAAAATGGAATCTTACATTTGGGGGCATAGAGGCGGTGTTCATCTTATAGACATTTCAAAAACCGCATATGCTTTGCAAAAAACTGCAACGTTTTTAGAAGCTGTTGTTGCCCGTGGTGAAACTGTTTTATGGGTTGGAACAAAAAAACCAGCAAAAGAAATGATCGCTACTGTTGGTCAAGCAACAAAAATGCCATACGTTGATTATCGCTGGGTTGGTGGAACAATTACTAATTATCATCAAGTGAAAAAAGCTGTTACTAAGCTTCTTCATTTTGAAGATGTGATTGCAAAATCTTCAAAAGAAAATTCTCCTTATACAAAAAAAGAAGTTGTTAGATTCCAAAAGCTAGCAGAACGTTTAGCTAGAAGTGTTGGTGGTCTTAAAGCTTTGACTCAAAATATTGGCGCAATTGTTTTAATTGACGTTCGTAAAGAGCAAACAGCATTGTTAGAATCTGTTGCATCAGGAGTTCCTGTTGTGGCATTGGTTGATACAAATTCTGATCCAAGTGGCGTTCAATTCGTAATTCCTGGAAATGATGATTCTGCAAAAGGTATCGCATTCGTTTTAAATTATTTACAAGATGCTGTTCTTAAAGGTATCGCTAAAAAAGCAGAAGTAAGCAAAAATGCAAAAGATGCGGTTGAAGCTCAAAGAGCTGCTGCAAAAGATGCTGCTGATTCTAATAAATCTTTTGAAGCAAAAAGAGCTGAATTAAGAGATATCGTTATCGATACTTCTGATGAAAGCGATGAAGAAAGTTCAGATAAAAAACGGGTTGCTAAAGTAGCATTTAAAAAACCTGTTGCTAAAAAGAGCGCATAG